In the genome of Bacteroidota bacterium, one region contains:
- a CDS encoding glycosyltransferase family A protein: IKAACGKFITFLDSDDEFCPSHLESRKALLVKNPAVQFLYGGAKISGNPYVPDRFDYRKKISLDNCIIGGTFFIEKSTAILLKGYKDILLGPDADFFDRAQKANIKIMKTNLTTYLYHHETEDSITNRLLSIYHSK, encoded by the coding sequence AATCAAAGCAGCTTGCGGAAAGTTCATCACCTTTCTGGACTCGGACGACGAATTCTGCCCTTCACACCTGGAATCCAGAAAAGCATTATTAGTTAAAAATCCTGCTGTCCAATTTTTGTACGGGGGAGCAAAAATATCGGGCAATCCTTATGTTCCCGACCGGTTTGACTACAGGAAAAAGATCAGTCTGGACAATTGCATTATTGGCGGTACTTTCTTTATCGAAAAAAGTACCGCAATTTTGCTAAAGGGTTACAAGGATATTCTGTTAGGACCGGATGCTGATTTCTTTGACAGGGCTCAAAAAGCGAACATCAAAATAATGAAAACCAATCTGACTACCTACCTCTACCATCATGAAACAGAAGATTCCATCACAAACAGACTGCTTTCGATTTATCATTCAAAGTAG
- a CDS encoding ferredoxin — translation MAITKVWIEDGCTVCAMCADTCPEVFVMDDTATVIEGVNYSDYEEGIKEAAESCPVEIIKYE, via the coding sequence ATGGCAATAACAAAAGTTTGGATAGAAGATGGGTGCACCGTCTGTGCAATGTGCGCAGATACCTGCCCTGAAGTTTTTGTAATGGATGACACTGCAACCGTCATTGAAGGTGTAAATTACAGTGATTATGAGGAAGGTATTAAGGAAGCCGCAGAAAGCTGTCCCGTGGAAATTATCAAGTACGAGTAG
- a CDS encoding glycoside hydrolase family 28 protein — translation MKRNTLYLIFLLSTVFFSFKKDGGTVTVKNLKIQAPFDMPDIKVPDFIDCKAFPITRFGAIQGDKEKTSLAISKAIDEASKTGGGIVIIPEGKWLTKQIHLKSNVNLHLDKGAVLLFSEDPVDYLPAVHSSWEGLECYNYSPLIYAYQCKNIAITGEGKIEAKMDIWEQWFSRPKAHLESLKRLCNLSFQNVPVEERQMANDSAHLRPQCIQFNRSENILLEGISIFNSPFWTIHLYLSKNIVVRNLKVMAHGHNNDGIDPEMSQNVLIENCTFDQGDDAIAVKSGRSPEGWRSKTPSKNIVIRNCTVKNGHQLLAIGSELSGGIENIFIDSCTVVDGAKLNHLVYIKTNEYMGGFVKNIYATNIKSGKIDQGILGIETDVLYQWKDLLPALKKRLTPISDIYLTNVQASDVKFISKISGQKDLPIKNITLKKISTGTIHEKKYINENVINFRNED, via the coding sequence ATGAAAAGAAATACCTTATACCTGATTTTTCTCTTGTCAACTGTGTTTTTCTCTTTTAAGAAAGACGGGGGCACGGTAACGGTCAAAAATCTAAAAATCCAAGCACCTTTTGATATGCCCGACATAAAAGTCCCTGATTTTATCGATTGTAAAGCATTTCCGATTACCCGTTTCGGGGCTATCCAGGGAGACAAAGAAAAAACATCCCTGGCTATTTCAAAAGCCATTGATGAAGCCAGCAAAACCGGAGGTGGAATAGTCATTATACCCGAAGGGAAATGGCTAACCAAACAAATTCATCTTAAGAGCAATGTCAATTTACACCTGGACAAGGGAGCAGTCCTTCTCTTCTCGGAAGATCCTGTCGACTATTTGCCTGCCGTTCATTCAAGCTGGGAAGGGCTGGAATGTTACAACTATTCCCCGCTGATCTATGCTTATCAGTGTAAAAATATAGCGATTACGGGTGAAGGCAAAATAGAGGCAAAAATGGACATCTGGGAACAATGGTTCTCGCGGCCAAAAGCCCACCTTGAAAGTCTAAAAAGACTGTGCAACTTATCGTTTCAAAATGTGCCGGTTGAAGAAAGGCAGATGGCCAATGACTCTGCACATCTCCGGCCGCAGTGTATCCAGTTCAACCGCAGCGAGAACATCCTGTTGGAAGGAATTTCAATTTTCAACAGCCCTTTTTGGACCATTCACCTTTATCTATCCAAAAATATTGTAGTCAGAAACCTAAAAGTAATGGCCCACGGACACAATAATGACGGGATTGACCCGGAAATGAGCCAGAATGTGTTGATTGAAAATTGCACCTTCGACCAGGGTGATGATGCCATTGCCGTAAAATCGGGAAGGAGTCCGGAAGGATGGAGGTCAAAAACTCCTTCAAAAAACATAGTCATCCGCAATTGTACCGTAAAAAATGGGCATCAGTTATTGGCAATCGGAAGTGAATTATCAGGAGGTATTGAAAACATATTTATTGACAGCTGCACGGTGGTCGACGGCGCCAAATTGAATCACCTGGTTTATATCAAGACCAACGAATACATGGGCGGATTTGTTAAAAACATTTATGCAACCAATATAAAATCGGGAAAAATCGACCAGGGGATATTGGGCATTGAAACAGATGTACTGTATCAATGGAAAGACCTGCTTCCGGCATTAAAAAAACGGCTGACGCCCATTTCTGATATTTATCTAACAAACGTACAGGCAAGTGATGTGAAATTTATTTCCAAAATATCCGGGCAAAAAGATTTACCCATAAAAAACATTACCTTGAAAAAGATTTCAACCGGCACCATACATGAAAAGAAATACATCAACGAGAATGTCATAAATTTCAGAAATGAAGACTAA